From Halotia branconii CENA392, the proteins below share one genomic window:
- a CDS encoding U32 family peptidase: MKSDRPIFQPFLQRPELLAPAGNWECAKAAVENGADAIYFGLDKFNARMRAQNFTESDLPQLMQFLHHRGVKGYVTVNTLIFPKELAQAQQYLCTIIAAGVDAVIVQDVGICRLIRYLSPDFPIHASTQMTITSAAGVEFAKSLGCHLVVLARECSLKEINKIQQQITKQDTSLPLEVFVHGALCVAYSGQCLTSEALGGRSANRGECAQACRMPYELIADGEVVDLGERKYLLSPQDLAGLEVLPDLVKSGVTSLKVEGRLKAPEYVANVTRVYRQALDRAIAELERPNPLTTFSTREGGIKAALSVSGKSRIDPERYNLEMAFSRGLYTGWFDGINNQELVHARFGKKRGVYLGEVTRIRNEEVTLKLKAPVKPGDGIVFDCGHPEGKEEGGRVYGVVHKGQETVLNFGRDDLNFRRIHVGDKVWKTSDPELDKQLRQSFAGDNPQFQRPIYLEVHGEVGQPLIAIARDELGNIIQMESAISLVEAHTKPLTTERLQSQLGRLGNTPFYLGSLENHLIGAAMLPVSELNRMRREIVVQLEELRIQPKRWQLHSDVSFQDLLPPSSPSSSLSPSLIVLVRNLKQLQAALKAGIETLYCEFEDPRAYKEAVQLVRQQNQNSTIWVAPPRITKPGENWILQQVCASEADGYLVRNYDQLQFFGTDRCIGDFSLNITNLLTADYFHQRFGLERLTASYDLNINQLEDLLTSCPPQWFEATIHQHIPMFHMEHCVFCAFLSTGTDYTNCGRPCDKHEVKLKDRVGSEHVLKADVGCRNTVFNGTAQTGAEYIQRLINIGLRHFRIEFVNETPEQVSKTIHCYRQLLQGEITGSQLWRELKLQNQLGVTRGSMEVSAIRS; the protein is encoded by the coding sequence ATGAAAAGCGATCGCCCCATTTTCCAACCCTTTCTTCAACGTCCTGAACTCCTTGCACCGGCAGGTAATTGGGAATGTGCCAAAGCTGCTGTAGAAAATGGGGCTGATGCGATCTATTTTGGTTTGGATAAGTTCAACGCTAGGATGCGGGCGCAAAATTTCACGGAGTCGGACTTACCGCAACTAATGCAATTTCTGCACCATCGGGGTGTAAAAGGCTATGTCACCGTCAATACATTAATATTTCCCAAAGAACTAGCACAGGCACAGCAATATCTCTGCACAATTATTGCAGCAGGTGTAGATGCAGTGATTGTGCAGGATGTAGGTATCTGTCGTCTCATCCGTTACTTATCGCCCGATTTCCCGATTCATGCATCTACGCAAATGACCATCACTAGCGCTGCTGGGGTGGAATTTGCTAAGTCTTTGGGCTGTCATTTGGTGGTACTGGCGCGTGAATGTTCTTTGAAAGAAATCAATAAAATTCAGCAGCAAATTACTAAACAGGATACTTCGCTACCCTTGGAAGTTTTTGTCCACGGTGCTTTGTGTGTGGCGTATTCTGGTCAGTGTTTAACAAGTGAAGCTTTAGGCGGACGTTCTGCGAATCGGGGCGAATGCGCCCAAGCTTGCCGAATGCCTTATGAGTTAATTGCTGATGGGGAAGTTGTAGATTTAGGGGAACGCAAATACTTACTGAGTCCTCAAGATTTGGCGGGGTTGGAAGTACTGCCAGATTTGGTCAAGTCAGGTGTAACTTCTTTGAAAGTTGAAGGTCGTTTGAAAGCCCCAGAATATGTTGCCAATGTTACCCGTGTTTATCGGCAAGCTTTAGATCGGGCGATCGCAGAATTAGAAAGACCTAACCCCCTAACCACCTTCTCTACAAGGGAAGGGGGGATAAAAGCTGCCCTCTCAGTTTCAGGGAAAAGTCGAATAGATCCAGAACGCTACAATCTAGAGATGGCATTCTCTCGTGGACTCTACACAGGTTGGTTTGATGGAATTAATAATCAAGAATTAGTTCACGCCCGTTTTGGTAAAAAGCGCGGGGTTTATCTAGGTGAAGTCACTCGTATTCGCAACGAAGAGGTGACACTTAAACTGAAAGCGCCAGTCAAACCAGGAGACGGAATTGTTTTTGACTGTGGTCATCCAGAGGGTAAGGAAGAAGGCGGTCGGGTTTATGGGGTGGTACACAAAGGTCAGGAAACTGTACTAAATTTTGGCCGGGACGACCTGAATTTTCGTCGGATACATGTAGGTGATAAAGTTTGGAAAACCAGTGATCCAGAACTCGATAAACAACTGCGTCAGAGTTTTGCTGGGGATAATCCCCAATTTCAGCGTCCTATTTATTTAGAAGTTCATGGAGAAGTTGGTCAACCATTAATTGCGATCGCCCGCGATGAACTTGGTAATATTATCCAGATGGAATCTGCTATTTCTCTGGTAGAGGCACACACTAAACCCCTGACCACTGAACGTTTGCAATCACAGTTAGGTCGTCTGGGTAATACTCCGTTTTATTTGGGGTCGCTAGAAAATCATCTCATTGGTGCTGCGATGTTGCCTGTAAGTGAGTTGAACCGAATGCGGCGGGAGATAGTCGTGCAGTTAGAGGAGTTGCGGATTCAACCCAAACGCTGGCAATTGCATTCTGATGTTTCTTTTCAAGATTTACTTCCCCCTTCATCTCCATCATCTTCCTTATCCCCTTCACTTATAGTTCTGGTACGAAACCTCAAACAACTCCAAGCTGCCCTAAAAGCTGGTATTGAGACACTTTACTGTGAATTTGAAGACCCCCGCGCTTACAAAGAAGCGGTGCAGCTAGTACGTCAACAAAATCAAAACTCCACCATCTGGGTTGCACCACCCCGCATTACTAAACCTGGAGAAAACTGGATTTTGCAACAAGTATGCGCCTCAGAGGCAGATGGTTATCTGGTACGAAATTATGACCAACTGCAATTTTTTGGCACAGACCGTTGTATTGGTGATTTTTCACTAAATATTACCAACCTCTTAACAGCAGATTACTTTCACCAGCGCTTCGGTTTAGAACGGTTAACAGCATCCTACGACTTGAACATTAATCAATTGGAAGATTTGCTTACTAGTTGTCCTCCCCAGTGGTTTGAAGCGACAATCCACCAACATATACCAATGTTTCACATGGAGCATTGTGTTTTTTGTGCCTTCCTCTCTACAGGGACAGACTACACTAACTGTGGACGACCTTGTGATAAACACGAGGTGAAGTTAAAAGACCGCGTGGGTAGTGAACACGTTCTCAAAGCAGATGTCGGTTGTCGTAATACTGTATTTAATGGTACTGCCCAAACTGGAGCCGAGTATATACAACGTCTGATAAACATTGGTTTACGCCACTTCCGCATTGAATTTGTGAATGAAACACCAGAACAAGTAAGCAAAACAATACATTGCTACCGCCAACTACTACAAGGTGAAATTACAGGTTCTCAACTCTGGCGA
- a CDS encoding metalloregulator ArsR/SmtB family transcription factor, protein MNKQQFQTLLQFFKALADESRLKIVGILANQECSVEELAALMQLKEPTVSHHLAKLKELNLVTMRPDGNSRLYQLDSEVLQSISKEIFTAEKIASFMEGIDTEAWESKVMNNYLEADTSSLNGIQRLKEIPASRKKRLVILKWLANKFDLGVQYPECTVNEILKRYHPDCATLRRELISHQLMQRENGIYWRIT, encoded by the coding sequence ATGAACAAACAACAGTTTCAGACACTACTACAATTTTTTAAAGCTTTGGCAGACGAAAGCCGATTGAAGATTGTGGGTATCTTAGCAAATCAGGAGTGCAGCGTCGAAGAATTGGCAGCACTCATGCAACTCAAGGAACCGACAGTATCTCACCATTTAGCGAAACTCAAAGAGCTAAATTTGGTGACTATGCGCCCTGATGGTAATAGCCGTCTGTATCAGTTAGATAGCGAAGTATTGCAAAGCATTAGCAAAGAAATTTTCACCGCTGAGAAAATAGCCTCTTTTATGGAGGGTATAGATACTGAAGCCTGGGAAAGCAAAGTCATGAACAACTATTTAGAGGCTGATACTAGCAGCCTGAACGGAATACAACGCCTCAAAGAAATTCCCGCTAGTCGCAAAAAGCGCTTAGTAATTCTCAAATGGTTGGCAAACAAGTTTGATTTAGGGGTTCAGTACCCTGAATGCACAGTCAACGAAATTCTCAAGCGCTACCATCCTGACTGCGCTACCTTACGGCGAGAATTGATTAGCCACCAGTTAATGCAACGAGAGAATGGTATTTATTGGCGCATAACCTAG
- a CDS encoding SagB/ThcOx family dehydrogenase, with the protein MYKVNEPLELALLYHLNSPVPQSYVKRVSATEMRYLPEAAFLELPPAPRDNPLIELLQRRCSMRSFENKVMPLITLVQLLDAGCGINGLREMDGYTYEARNSPSAGGLYPIEIFVSTQAVENLTAGLYHYEGRGHGLHRINDAVPADFVESLLQQDYAVNANALFVFTSVFMRSMCKYGARGYRFALLEAGHQAENICLMAVQLGLDSLCIGGFHDMSMNAILGIDGKHHAAVYCVAVGTRSNQKLSF; encoded by the coding sequence ATGTACAAAGTTAACGAACCTCTGGAGTTAGCTCTTTTGTATCATTTAAATTCTCCAGTACCTCAAAGTTATGTCAAGCGTGTTTCGGCTACTGAAATGCGGTATTTACCGGAGGCTGCTTTTTTGGAACTGCCGCCAGCACCACGCGATAACCCACTAATTGAGCTTTTGCAGCGACGTTGTTCTATGCGATCGTTTGAGAATAAGGTTATGCCGCTGATCACATTGGTTCAGCTACTCGATGCAGGATGCGGCATCAATGGGTTGCGTGAAATGGATGGTTACACCTATGAAGCGCGAAACTCACCATCTGCGGGAGGACTTTATCCGATTGAAATTTTCGTATCTACCCAGGCGGTAGAAAATCTAACAGCTGGGTTGTACCACTATGAAGGCCGTGGTCATGGGCTTCATCGGATTAATGATGCCGTACCAGCAGACTTTGTAGAATCTTTATTGCAACAAGATTACGCAGTTAATGCCAATGCTTTGTTCGTATTTACATCTGTGTTTATGCGCTCGATGTGCAAATACGGTGCGCGCGGCTACCGCTTTGCACTTTTGGAAGCTGGTCATCAAGCTGAAAATATATGTCTAATGGCTGTGCAATTGGGATTAGACAGTCTTTGTATTGGTGGATTTCATGACATGAGCATGAATGCCATTTTAGGTATTGATGGAAAACATCATGCAGCGGTTTATTGTGTTGCAGTTGGTACTCGTAGTAACCAAAAATTATCGTTTTAA
- a CDS encoding YcaO-like family protein, translating to MNAAVASPRWRDLVSPHTGIIRAIDRFTKPYTEFDLPVLWQAELANFQLRKQQDDLRYGVGRGMTDEQAIFGAVGEAIERYCGGIVDRRQLTVSSYAELSQRAVYPPAFFSFSDKQYSDPTFPYPAFDPATQTSWMAALALGSNQKVLIPAFMVYLDWNSDLEGDYILPITSNGMASGPSLEFAAYGGLCELIERDAFIITWLNRLPAPRIYFDHRPGIETEILRHYARFGIELVAFNFTTDIEVPVVMAMLIDYSGKNPAVATGLGCHLDGSTALRKAIFEVCQARFGDIERMAAGAGANLNQYEDVKDLDDHSAFFYTTARLSELNFLFHHDQYLKVEDLPTYDSQSEAEKLQSVIAKLHSVGAEPYLVEITTPDIASLGFRVVRTLASELVPIYFGYGLEPLGNRRLFEVPERLGYGGRRTENDLNPCPHPMA from the coding sequence GTGAATGCAGCAGTTGCTAGTCCACGCTGGCGCGATTTAGTCAGCCCACATACAGGAATTATCCGAGCAATTGATAGATTTACCAAGCCTTATACAGAGTTTGATCTGCCAGTCTTGTGGCAAGCCGAATTAGCCAATTTTCAGCTTCGTAAACAGCAAGATGATTTACGCTATGGCGTAGGCAGAGGCATGACTGATGAACAAGCAATTTTTGGGGCGGTAGGTGAAGCCATAGAGCGCTACTGTGGTGGTATTGTTGATCGTCGGCAATTAACTGTCAGTAGCTATGCAGAACTAAGCCAACGCGCCGTTTATCCTCCAGCTTTTTTCTCTTTTTCTGACAAACAATACTCTGACCCAACTTTTCCATATCCAGCTTTTGATCCAGCAACGCAGACTTCATGGATGGCTGCCCTTGCTCTAGGAAGCAACCAAAAGGTTTTAATCCCAGCGTTTATGGTTTATTTAGACTGGAACAGCGATTTAGAAGGAGATTACATTTTACCCATAACTTCTAACGGCATGGCTAGTGGCCCTTCTTTAGAGTTTGCCGCCTACGGTGGCTTGTGCGAGTTAATTGAGCGCGATGCTTTCATCATTACATGGTTAAATCGCTTACCTGCTCCACGTATTTATTTTGACCACCGACCAGGAATCGAGACGGAAATTTTACGCCATTATGCCCGATTTGGCATTGAGCTAGTTGCCTTCAATTTCACTACCGATATTGAAGTCCCGGTTGTAATGGCAATGTTAATTGATTATTCGGGTAAAAATCCGGCTGTTGCAACTGGTTTAGGATGCCATCTTGATGGTTCAACAGCGCTTCGCAAGGCAATTTTTGAAGTTTGTCAAGCCCGTTTTGGTGACATAGAACGCATGGCTGCTGGTGCTGGAGCTAATCTCAATCAATATGAAGATGTCAAGGATTTAGACGATCACAGCGCTTTTTTCTACACAACAGCTCGGTTGAGCGAGTTAAATTTTTTGTTTCACCATGACCAATATCTAAAAGTTGAAGATTTACCAACTTATGACTCTCAGTCCGAAGCAGAAAAATTGCAATCAGTAATTGCCAAGTTGCATTCAGTGGGTGCTGAACCTTATTTAGTAGAGATTACAACTCCTGACATCGCATCGCTGGGTTTTCGAGTAGTGCGGACTTTGGCAAGTGAATTAGTCCCTATATATTTTGGTTATGGATTAGAGCCACTGGGAAATCGGCGTTTGTTCGAGGTTCCAGAAAGATTAGGTTATGGTGGACGACGTACTGAAAATGACTTAAATCCCTGTCCACATCCTATGGCCTAA
- a CDS encoding TOMM precursor leader peptide-binding protein, which produces MKLNDNQRLRLLEHIVIHVAPPDCNDEEAMIFNTTRRTLTVKGQSLHDVENIVLPLLDGSRTIGEIRAAIGEKLTDSSLNQCLEFLINNRLVVEDAVDLDSRAYLLPQISLYHELGFEQKDVQKHLANAKIAVFGLKGSGLVAATNLATAGIGFLRLCDDDFLMMSDQVNKIGAFRDHVQAAQQIEAITSLSSANAEVTQTEIVTDSLTDDATVNTLLDDVDLVIVATDAVSVNLAYRLNRLCLKMQRPLLPGGAVGVEGNIGPLVLFQDSPCYLCYRMRSIACAKLPEAELAIEQFLDRERRSQPRLRESLPIAQMLVGSYLALEAVKMILGLAIATNGKLLHLDLLGTKLTHNVVLKKPGCPHCSQQERTQ; this is translated from the coding sequence ATGAAATTAAACGATAATCAGCGCCTGCGTCTTTTAGAACATATCGTAATTCACGTTGCACCGCCAGATTGTAATGATGAAGAAGCTATGATCTTCAATACGACACGACGAACGCTAACAGTAAAAGGTCAATCACTGCACGATGTAGAAAATATTGTATTACCTTTACTAGATGGCTCCCGAACAATAGGAGAAATCCGGGCTGCGATTGGGGAAAAGTTGACAGATTCTTCACTGAATCAATGTTTAGAATTTTTGATAAATAATCGCTTAGTTGTAGAGGATGCAGTTGATTTAGATAGTCGTGCTTATTTACTGCCTCAAATCAGCCTTTATCACGAGCTAGGCTTTGAGCAAAAAGATGTCCAAAAGCATTTAGCCAACGCTAAAATTGCTGTTTTCGGACTTAAAGGTTCAGGGCTGGTAGCAGCAACAAACTTGGCTACTGCTGGTATTGGTTTTCTGCGTCTATGCGATGATGATTTCCTGATGATGTCAGACCAAGTAAATAAAATCGGTGCTTTTCGAGATCATGTGCAAGCGGCTCAACAAATCGAGGCGATAACTTCATTAAGCTCTGCTAATGCAGAAGTAACCCAAACTGAAATCGTCACAGATTCTTTAACTGATGACGCAACAGTAAATACTTTGCTGGATGACGTTGATTTGGTGATTGTCGCAACCGATGCTGTATCTGTAAATTTGGCGTATCGCTTGAATCGATTATGCCTAAAAATGCAGCGACCATTGCTACCGGGCGGAGCTGTTGGTGTTGAGGGAAATATTGGGCCATTGGTACTTTTTCAGGATAGCCCTTGCTATCTGTGCTATCGGATGCGGTCTATAGCCTGTGCCAAGCTGCCAGAGGCCGAATTGGCGATTGAGCAGTTTCTTGACCGAGAACGGCGTTCTCAACCACGGCTGCGAGAAAGTTTGCCGATCGCCCAGATGCTGGTTGGAAGTTATTTAGCTCTTGAGGCAGTGAAAATGATACTTGGTTTAGCGATCGCTACTAATGGTAAATTACTGCATTTAGACTTGCTCGGCACAAAGCTAACTCATAACGTGGTGCTAAAAAAACCTGGTTGTCCACATTGTTCGCAACAGGAGAGAACACAGTGA
- a CDS encoding ABC transporter ATP-binding protein, which translates to MNDLRVWFEDYIRALFRSLPLLWTAAPKEMTFLVAVTLLQGFLPAISVWITKLVVDTVTTALTSGRELSYSILWPLVAGWVGALLLETLLSPWVFALQGNLNDKLTAHISLLLMHKADTFPDLSRFEDSQFYDELQLLQEQVSYKPLNLLENLVELGRSFVTLIVIIGLLVPLAFWIPLVIAIATIPQIVVSSQYGKAIWLTLFENSPQARRMEYYTSVMLTDTYAKEIRLFQLGSFFMQRYLIAFQSLHQSMRHLRGKQAFWSSSLAILSTLGNGFSFYWVVQKAFRGEFSPGSVLLFVQSLTYFQNNLERLIANWLDLLENILYMQQFFNFLDSPIPMPLSIPGEKIPTPIRSSITFEKVDFRYPDNRLALKNISFSLYPGQTVAIVGENGAGKTTLVKLLTRLYDPTTGSILVDGIDLRNFNLEQWRQQIAGVFQDFGHYALTLRENIALGNLAALEHPDILRYAIEKADIVKLVDHFPTKEDTPLGKQFGGTELSGGQWQKLAIARAFVRQEAQLLLLDEPTAALDPRSESDLYLRFIELTEGKTTILITHRLASVRMADRILVLKDGHLIEDGTHQELLQRRGEYTALWNIQAQQYGISAQ; encoded by the coding sequence ATGAACGATTTAAGAGTTTGGTTTGAAGACTACATTAGAGCTTTATTTCGTTCTTTACCCTTGTTGTGGACAGCAGCACCCAAGGAAATGACCTTTCTTGTCGCTGTCACTTTATTACAAGGGTTTCTTCCTGCTATCAGTGTTTGGATTACCAAGCTAGTAGTAGATACTGTAACAACAGCCTTGACATCTGGCAGAGAATTAAGCTACTCAATTTTATGGCCTTTGGTAGCAGGATGGGTTGGAGCCTTGTTATTAGAGACACTTTTATCTCCTTGGGTATTCGCACTTCAGGGAAATCTCAATGACAAGTTAACGGCTCACATTAGCTTATTGTTAATGCACAAAGCTGATACTTTTCCAGACCTGAGCCGTTTTGAAGATTCTCAGTTTTATGATGAACTACAACTTCTCCAAGAACAAGTTAGCTATAAGCCATTGAACTTATTGGAAAACTTGGTGGAATTAGGTCGATCTTTTGTAACTTTGATTGTAATAATCGGGCTACTAGTTCCTCTCGCTTTTTGGATACCCCTAGTGATTGCGATCGCAACTATACCCCAGATAGTGGTTTCTTCCCAGTATGGAAAAGCTATTTGGCTAACTTTATTTGAAAACAGTCCTCAAGCCCGGCGCATGGAGTATTACACTTCGGTAATGCTGACTGACACCTACGCCAAAGAAATTAGGTTGTTTCAGCTAGGTTCGTTTTTTATGCAGCGCTACCTGATAGCATTTCAATCTTTACATCAATCAATGCGTCATCTGAGGGGCAAGCAAGCATTTTGGTCATCTAGCTTAGCTATTTTGAGTACTTTAGGCAATGGTTTTTCTTTTTACTGGGTAGTACAGAAAGCTTTCAGAGGAGAATTTAGCCCAGGAAGTGTACTTTTGTTCGTACAGTCATTAACTTACTTCCAGAATAATCTAGAAAGATTGATTGCTAATTGGCTGGATCTATTGGAAAATATTCTCTACATGCAGCAGTTTTTCAATTTTCTCGATAGCCCAATCCCCATGCCACTGAGCATACCTGGAGAGAAAATACCAACTCCGATTCGTTCGAGTATTACTTTTGAGAAAGTTGACTTTCGCTATCCAGATAATCGATTAGCCCTCAAGAATATTTCTTTTAGCCTGTATCCTGGACAAACAGTAGCCATAGTAGGAGAAAATGGAGCAGGTAAAACTACTCTAGTCAAGCTGTTGACTAGACTATACGATCCAACAACAGGAAGCATTTTAGTTGATGGTATAGATCTGAGAAATTTTAATTTAGAGCAATGGCGGCAGCAAATTGCTGGGGTTTTTCAAGACTTTGGTCACTATGCGCTTACCCTAAGAGAAAATATCGCTTTAGGAAACCTAGCTGCTCTGGAACATCCAGACATTCTCAGATACGCAATTGAAAAAGCCGATATCGTCAAACTAGTCGATCATTTTCCCACAAAAGAGGATACACCACTGGGCAAACAATTTGGCGGCACAGAACTTTCTGGAGGTCAGTGGCAAAAGTTAGCTATAGCTCGTGCTTTTGTCCGCCAAGAAGCTCAATTATTACTCTTGGATGAGCCTACTGCTGCGCTTGATCCCCGTAGTGAGTCTGATCTTTACCTTCGGTTTATTGAGCTAACTGAGGGTAAGACTACCATTTTGATTACCCACAGATTAGCTTCAGTACGAATGGCTGACCGAATCTTAGTTCTTAAAGATGGTCATTTGATTGAGGATGGTACTCATCAAGAACTTTTACAGCGTAGAGGTGAATACACCGCACTGTGGAATATACAGGCACAACAATACGGTATTTCTGCTCAATAA
- the bicA gene encoding bicarbonate transporter BicA, with amino-acid sequence MSLTNTINFRNLRGDIFGGLTAAIVSLPLALAFGVASGAGPVAGLYGAVCVGFFAALFGGTPTLISEPTGPMTVVMTTIVASLTASDPENGLAMAFTVVMLAGIFQIILGIFKLGKYITLMPYSVISGFMSGIGVILVILQIAPFVGQLNPKGGVLGMVQNLPQLLANINPVETALGAMTLAIIFLMPSKLKRFAPPQLVALVLVTIISLVFFGNAEIRRIGEIPMGLPTLQLPTFTASQITVMIVDGVMLGMLGCIDTLLTAVIADSLTRTEHKSNKELIGQGIGNLFSGLCGGLPGAGATMGTVVNIQTGAKTALSGLTRALILLVVVLWAAGLTESIPMAVLAGIALKVGIDILDWSFLKRAHKVSWKGTAIMYGVMFLTVFVDLIVAVGVGVFIANILTIERLSQLQSQDVKTITDADDAIVLNNEEKQLLDQAHGRVLLFYLSGPMIFGVSKAIAREHSAMADSDVLILDLSDVPMLGVTASLAIENAIQDACDQGRHVLIVGAAGKVKQRLEKFGIARFVPSHHFFMNRVEALKQAVALVNPYAVSGNVAGSSEYRSPANDTDNYGYQT; translated from the coding sequence ATGTCTCTGACAAATACTATCAACTTTAGGAATTTACGAGGCGATATATTTGGTGGTTTAACTGCCGCGATCGTTTCTTTACCGCTAGCATTGGCGTTCGGCGTTGCTTCTGGTGCTGGGCCTGTAGCTGGTCTTTACGGTGCTGTTTGTGTTGGTTTTTTTGCTGCCTTGTTTGGCGGCACACCTACTCTGATTTCTGAGCCTACCGGACCGATGACTGTAGTAATGACTACAATTGTCGCTTCTCTGACTGCAAGTGATCCTGAGAACGGCTTAGCAATGGCATTTACTGTAGTCATGCTTGCCGGGATATTTCAAATTATCTTAGGAATATTTAAGCTGGGTAAATATATTACCCTCATGCCTTATAGTGTCATTTCCGGCTTCATGTCCGGGATTGGAGTCATTCTGGTTATCCTCCAGATTGCACCTTTTGTAGGACAGCTAAATCCTAAAGGTGGTGTGCTGGGAATGGTGCAAAATCTGCCCCAGCTGTTAGCAAATATCAATCCTGTGGAAACAGCTTTGGGAGCGATGACTTTGGCAATTATTTTCTTAATGCCATCTAAACTTAAGCGCTTCGCTCCACCGCAACTAGTGGCATTAGTACTAGTTACCATAATTTCTCTGGTCTTTTTTGGAAATGCTGAAATTAGAAGAATTGGCGAAATTCCAATGGGACTACCAACACTACAACTTCCCACCTTCACAGCATCACAGATCACTGTGATGATTGTCGATGGGGTAATGTTGGGGATGTTGGGTTGTATTGATACCTTGTTGACAGCAGTCATTGCAGATAGTTTGACTCGCACAGAACACAAGTCTAATAAAGAATTAATTGGTCAAGGTATCGGTAACTTGTTCTCTGGTTTATGTGGTGGATTACCTGGTGCTGGGGCCACTATGGGAACGGTGGTAAATATCCAGACTGGTGCAAAAACGGCTTTATCTGGTCTAACTCGTGCCTTGATTTTACTAGTGGTAGTTTTATGGGCTGCGGGTTTAACTGAAAGTATCCCGATGGCAGTGCTGGCGGGTATTGCCCTCAAAGTCGGGATTGATATTTTAGACTGGAGCTTCCTCAAACGCGCTCACAAGGTATCTTGGAAAGGTACAGCCATCATGTACGGTGTCATGTTCTTAACCGTATTTGTTGATTTGATTGTGGCTGTCGGTGTAGGCGTTTTTATTGCCAACATCTTAACTATCGAACGTCTTTCTCAGTTACAGTCTCAGGATGTGAAGACGATTACCGATGCTGATGATGCCATTGTCTTGAACAATGAAGAAAAACAATTGCTCGACCAAGCTCATGGGCGCGTCCTATTATTTTACCTGAGTGGGCCGATGATCTTTGGAGTTTCCAAAGCGATCGCTCGTGAACATTCAGCAATGGCAGATTCTGACGTACTAATTTTGGATTTGAGCGATGTGCCGATGTTAGGCGTGACCGCTTCTTTGGCAATTGAAAATGCCATTCAAGATGCTTGTGACCAAGGTCGTCATGTCTTGATTGTTGGTGCTGCTGGCAAAGTTAAACAGCGCTTAGAAAAGTTTGGTATTGCCAGATTTGTACCTTCACATCATTTCTTTATGAATCGTGTAGAGGCACTCAAGCAAGCTGTAGCTTTAGTTAATCCTTACGCAGTTAGTGGCAATGTTGCTGGTAGCAGTGAATATCGCTCCCCTGCGAATGACACTGATAACTACGGCTATCAAACTTAA
- the rimJ gene encoding ribosomal protein S5-alanine N-acetyltransferase: MKSELPLITSDRLLLRIGIKEDIPKIVKYFTENRNYLTPFYPTWVADFFTQQYWQYQIENSFLEFIHEQSLKLFIFIKKNPNEIIGVINFNNFVRGAAHFCYVGYSLAEAKQGNGYMREALKVATDYVFQELNFHRIMANYMPHNRRSGNVLKSLGFVVEGYARDYLLINGQWQDHILTSLINPNWQTNENGDGA, from the coding sequence ATGAAATCAGAACTACCATTAATTACTAGCGATCGCCTATTATTAAGAATTGGTATAAAAGAGGATATACCCAAAATAGTAAAATATTTTACTGAAAATAGAAATTATCTTACTCCATTTTATCCTACTTGGGTAGCAGATTTTTTTACACAACAGTACTGGCAATATCAAATCGAAAATAGTTTTTTAGAGTTTATTCATGAACAATCTTTAAAACTTTTTATTTTTATTAAGAAAAATCCCAATGAAATTATTGGGGTGATCAACTTCAATAATTTTGTTCGAGGAGCAGCCCACTTTTGCTATGTGGGCTATAGCCTTGCAGAAGCTAAGCAAGGTAATGGATATATGAGAGAAGCGCTAAAAGTTGCTACTGATTATGTATTTCAGGAACTAAATTTTCACCGCATTATGGCAAATTATATGCCCCACAATCGGCGGAGTGGTAACGTACTTAAAAGTCTCGGTTTTGTTGTCGAAGGATATGCTAGAGATTATTTATTAATTAACGGCCAATGGCAAGACCATATTCTTACTAGTCTGATTAATCCTAATTGGCAAACGAATGAAAATGGGGATGGGGCATAG